A stretch of Blautia liquoris DNA encodes these proteins:
- a CDS encoding Gfo/Idh/MocA family protein: MEEKAKFRFAVMGAGHISHKFCDAVSLIDECEITAIASRDLKKARKVAHKYGIAAAYDSYEQMLIDEKPDAVYISVTTNAHYDLAMLCMAHDTPILCEKAMFRSACEAEDVFRHSKEQGIFAMEAMWSLFLPNIRQARQWIEEGKIGDITLGRFDIGFQAEKNPKNRFYNPDLGGGACYDILVYAYDILTWLIGQPVQGTSVQAVYTNDGVDKTDIVQLEFPDCMGVLTATFEANLGDQEQAVVYGSRGKIVIPHAHHGKECCLYVEGEEPVTWKDDKTINGFVYEIQEVMSCIERGEIESSTVPHEMTMRTSLLFDKIYE, encoded by the coding sequence ATGGAAGAAAAAGCAAAATTTCGCTTTGCCGTCATGGGAGCTGGCCACATATCCCATAAATTTTGTGATGCAGTAAGTCTGATCGATGAATGTGAAATCACAGCGATCGCCAGCAGAGATCTGAAGAAAGCCCGCAAGGTAGCACATAAGTATGGTATTGCAGCGGCTTATGACAGTTACGAACAGATGTTGATTGATGAAAAGCCGGATGCAGTCTATATTTCAGTTACCACGAATGCTCACTATGACCTTGCAATGCTCTGCATGGCTCATGACACACCGATCCTCTGTGAAAAAGCGATGTTTCGAAGTGCATGTGAGGCCGAGGACGTGTTTCGCCATTCCAAAGAGCAAGGTATCTTCGCGATGGAGGCGATGTGGAGTCTTTTTCTGCCAAATATCCGTCAGGCAAGACAATGGATTGAAGAAGGGAAAATCGGAGATATCACCCTTGGAAGATTCGATATCGGATTTCAGGCGGAGAAAAACCCAAAGAACCGCTTTTACAATCCAGACCTTGGAGGCGGTGCATGCTATGATATTCTGGTCTATGCCTATGATATTTTGACCTGGCTGATTGGACAGCCGGTACAGGGGACATCCGTTCAGGCAGTGTATACGAATGACGGAGTGGACAAGACAGATATTGTCCAGCTGGAGTTTCCAGATTGTATGGGCGTGCTGACTGCGACCTTCGAAGCAAATCTCGGCGATCAGGAACAAGCTGTCGTCTATGGCAGCAGAGGTAAAATTGTGATTCCCCATGCACATCACGGGAAGGAATGTTGTCTTTATGTGGAAGGTGAAGAGCCAGTAACATGGAAAGATGACAAGACAATCAATGGATTCGTATATGAGATACAAGAAGTGATGAGCTGTATCGAAAGAGGGGAGATTGAGAGCAGCACCGTACCACATGAGATGACTATGAGGACGTCGCTTCTCTTTGATAAAATATATGAATAG
- a CDS encoding 50S ribosomal protein L25, whose amino-acid sequence MNTLKTEKRNMEVKAKRLRREGFVTGNIIGKEIDGSIPVQIPQLDAEKLIKSGGKGSQVKLDVDGQIYNTLIKDVDYNALRHQIYEIDFQALVAGEKVNSVAEIILLNQDMINTGVLERPTTEIAYRAVPDALVEKVEVDAGRLKLGDNILVKDLEIASNKDIEILTDLDAVVATVSAVKEEPTPETDEDAAVDTEAAPEA is encoded by the coding sequence GTGAATACTTTAAAAACTGAAAAAAGAAACATGGAAGTCAAAGCTAAAAGACTTAGACGTGAAGGATTTGTAACAGGAAATATCATTGGCAAGGAAATCGATGGATCCATACCGGTACAGATTCCGCAGCTGGATGCAGAGAAACTGATCAAGTCCGGTGGTAAAGGAAGTCAGGTAAAACTGGATGTTGATGGACAGATATATAATACTCTGATTAAAGATGTTGATTATAATGCCTTAAGACATCAGATCTATGAAATTGATTTTCAGGCATTGGTTGCAGGTGAAAAAGTTAATTCCGTTGCAGAGATCATACTGCTCAATCAGGATATGATCAATACAGGTGTTCTTGAGAGACCGACTACGGAAATCGCTTACCGTGCAGTTCCAGATGCATTGGTTGAAAAGGTGGAGGTTGATGCCGGTCGTCTGAAGCTCGGCGACAACATTTTGGTGAAAGACCTTGAAATTGCATCCAATAAGGATATTGAAATTCTTACAGATCTTGATGCAGTTGTTGCAACTGTTTCTGCAGTAAAAGAAGAGCCAACTCCCGAAACGGATGAAGACGCAGCAGTAGATACAGAAGCTGCTCCGGAAGCATAA